The DNA region AAATCCTGAAATATGAGACACAATGCACCTCCAGTTAGACATCAAAGAAGCCAAATGGTCAGCTAATGCACTTTGTACCATGGCATATAACCAACCATATCACAAAGAGAACAACACAAACTGCAGCATCAATGGCAAGAACAATTCTTACTTGCATGCACCACTTTTTATGTAGATTTTGGGAACTCGGCCTAACCCTTGCTGTGTTCAAATCCTTCCGCGATGGAGAACCTAAATCTCTGCCTCCTCCTTGATGGATAGAATCCAGACTTACCGACTCAACATTCACTACTCTTTCATTGGAGCTCCTATACTCCTCTATCTCAATATCTCCTCGCACAGAAATTACATGATCCTTTGgcatcttctttttcttcttctcttgtttATTTAACTTCCCAAGTAAAGGGGCTTTAGAGGAAGAACCACATTCAATGTGCTCCTGTCCATTGGCGATATTACATATTGATGAAGGGCCATTTTCTGCTGACCTTTCTGTAACGGTTTCTGAGAAAAAATTAACCAAGTGGGAAACAACCGGAAGCAATTGCTCCTGCAGACAGAGCGAGTTGGAATTCGTCAGGCTTCTGCTAAAAGAACCACCGCCCCTTTTAGCCATCCTCCTGAATTCATCCCTCAACTTGTTAAGAAATCTTAGAACTCCCGAGTTGCCAACACATTCACTTGCTACCGCAAAGTAAACATAAACATCATCCATCAAGAAACAGAAAGTCCTTTTATCCATGGTTTGAAAATACCATTTGTGATATGGAGGAGTCCTCTCCACGCAGATTGCAGCCAAATTTTCTATCTCATGCTCCCCGCAATTATtatatttgaacaaaatttgACCGCCCTTTGATATGCAGCAAAAAGAAATAGACTCTCGAAGTGCTGTCATTTGTACGTAGCGATAAGATCAAAACAGTCTCAAAGGTCAAATGAACCGAACATAAAAGAAAAACATCAAATTCCCGTGAAAGTGAATGTTGGATTTCGATCCATCTTAGAGAAAATTTTGGAGGCCAAAGTCAAGGTGGTGTAGAACTGAAATCCGATCGCCTAACTATCAAAACAATTAATCACCACTCTTAAGTATTGAAAGTCAATATTGAAGCCTCACAATTTTGTCCGACCATCATCAAGAACGAGACGTGAAGATGAAATCGAATGAGTCAACGGAGCAGTCAGCCAATCATTAAGATTACTTCACAGAAAACCCAATTCAAAAGTTCAAATCTTGGATAAAATCACTGCAAGTTTACCTTGAATTGAAGCTCTGGAATGTCTGTACTACAGATAGGTTTTCCATTATCAATCGTCAAGATAGAgacaattgaagaacaagagGATGATTTTGGTAGCTTTTTCAGAATGATGAATATTTGGTTGTTGGTGCGCTGCCGATTAATTTCTAACTATTGATATTTTGTAATGTATGTGTCAAAATTCAAAAACTAGGGTGTTCATTAAAGGTTTACACCGAAAAAACCGATCGGACCATAAA from Primulina tabacum isolate GXHZ01 chromosome 14, ASM2559414v2, whole genome shotgun sequence includes:
- the LOC142525282 gene encoding phytolongin Phyl1.1-like translates to MTALRESISFCCISKGGQILFKYNNCGEHEIENLAAICVERTPPYHKWYFQTMDKRTFCFLMDDVYVYFAVASECVGNSGVLRFLNKLRDEFRRMAKRGGGSFSRSLTNSNSLCLQEQLLPVVSHLVNFFSETVTERSAENGPSSICNIANGQEHIECGSSSKAPLLGKLNKQEKKKKKMPKDHVISVRGDIEIEEYRSSNERVVNVESVSLDSIHQGGGRDLGSPSRKDLNTARVRPSSQNLHKKWCMQVRIVLAIDAAVCVVLFVIWLVICHGTKCIS